A single window of Agromyces aureus DNA harbors:
- a CDS encoding family 78 glycoside hydrolase catalytic domain: MLTAPSDLAVDAGGDGFTVTSAAPRLSWKDPVDRDIHTAYVVEAVIDDAEPLVAEVTGRRLVAWPFQAPRSGQQVRWRVRVASEGATDAAWSAFAVFEAGLLDEDWTAQWISPVEAPVGSDDDPGYGRRAAHVLAGGFTVAGAVVTARLYSTALGLYTATVNGERVGTVELAPGSTSYDRTLYAQAADVTALVRDGVNVIELELSDGWFRGQVGAFRLPAGWGTTLGARIELHLEFADGTRRVVVSDETWTSRRSAITRADLMDGQTLDLSTPRAAAASVLVDVVDAPSIDWSPAPPVRVVETRTPVELRRLADGAWLADFGQNASGWIRLTDLGAPGTRTVLEYGEALGRDGDLDTSHLDSDRPEGRMAFVQRDEVVAGEQGGDFEPRHTVHGFRYARIARSDGGTLAPASLEMHIVQTDLRRTGAFACSDDDLNRLHEIADWSFRGNAVDVPTDCPTRERLAWTGDYQVFAPMATRLYDVNGFSRKWLRSVRDDQLDDGRIANFSPDGRRIKHHLDDQFAMMTGSSGWGDAIVAVPWELYQAYGDEQVLAENVDAMVRWVDWALEQARTTRHFARVHASAEPQPFEQYLWDGTFHWGEWTEPRERDADGHRIDPIKHDPMAWFMADKGEVGTAYLHRSTATLARIAGILGRDEDAARYAASAERIADAWRQAYLRPDGTTTTDTQAAYVRALAFGLVPDELREAAADRLVALIRAAGTHVGTGFLATGDLLPVLADHGRADVAYELLQQRSAPSWRYMLDRGATTVWEDWEGIDEHGDAHESLNHYSKGAAMRFLHTHTLGLRQDADSIGWEQVVIEPIPGGGLTWARGSHDGPQGTIAVEWRIEGERMSLTAEIPSGTSARVVMPDGTEHRIPAGRFTTSAPLPAYDDAPATA; the protein is encoded by the coding sequence ATGCTCACCGCACCCTCCGACCTGGCCGTCGACGCAGGCGGCGACGGTTTCACCGTCACCAGTGCTGCGCCGCGGCTCTCGTGGAAGGACCCCGTCGACCGCGACATCCACACCGCCTATGTGGTCGAAGCCGTGATCGACGATGCTGAGCCGCTCGTCGCCGAGGTGACCGGCCGTCGTCTGGTCGCCTGGCCGTTCCAGGCTCCGCGAAGCGGTCAGCAGGTGCGGTGGCGCGTTCGCGTCGCGTCCGAGGGAGCGACGGATGCCGCGTGGTCCGCGTTCGCGGTGTTCGAGGCGGGTCTCCTCGACGAAGACTGGACCGCGCAGTGGATCTCGCCGGTCGAGGCGCCCGTCGGCTCCGACGACGACCCTGGATACGGGCGGCGCGCGGCCCACGTGCTCGCGGGCGGCTTCACGGTCGCCGGCGCGGTCGTGACCGCACGGCTCTACTCGACCGCGCTCGGGCTCTACACGGCAACCGTGAACGGCGAGCGCGTCGGCACGGTCGAGCTCGCGCCGGGTTCCACGTCGTACGACCGCACGCTCTATGCGCAGGCCGCCGACGTCACGGCCCTCGTCCGCGACGGTGTCAACGTGATCGAGCTCGAGCTCTCCGACGGCTGGTTCCGCGGTCAGGTCGGCGCGTTCCGGCTCCCCGCGGGATGGGGCACGACGCTGGGTGCCCGCATCGAACTGCACCTCGAGTTCGCCGACGGTACCCGGCGGGTCGTGGTCAGCGACGAGACGTGGACGAGCCGCCGCTCGGCGATCACGCGCGCCGACCTCATGGACGGGCAGACCCTCGACCTCTCGACGCCTCGCGCGGCCGCGGCATCCGTCCTCGTCGATGTCGTCGACGCACCGTCGATCGACTGGTCGCCCGCGCCACCGGTCCGCGTCGTCGAGACGCGAACGCCGGTCGAGCTCCGCCGCCTCGCCGACGGCGCGTGGCTTGCCGACTTCGGGCAGAACGCGTCCGGGTGGATCCGACTCACCGACCTCGGCGCACCGGGCACCCGCACGGTGCTCGAGTACGGCGAGGCGCTCGGCCGCGACGGCGATCTCGACACGTCGCACCTCGACTCCGATCGGCCCGAGGGGCGCATGGCGTTCGTGCAGCGCGACGAGGTCGTCGCGGGGGAGCAGGGGGGCGACTTCGAGCCCCGCCACACCGTGCACGGCTTCCGGTACGCGCGGATCGCGAGGTCCGACGGCGGCACGCTCGCACCGGCATCCCTCGAGATGCACATCGTGCAGACCGACCTCCGCCGTACCGGCGCGTTCGCATGCAGCGACGACGACCTGAACCGCCTGCACGAGATCGCCGACTGGAGCTTCCGCGGCAACGCGGTCGACGTGCCCACCGACTGCCCGACCCGCGAGCGGCTCGCCTGGACCGGCGACTACCAGGTGTTCGCGCCGATGGCGACGCGCCTCTACGACGTGAACGGCTTCAGCCGAAAGTGGCTGCGGTCGGTGCGCGACGACCAGCTCGACGACGGTCGCATCGCGAACTTCTCGCCCGACGGCCGGCGCATCAAGCACCACCTCGACGACCAGTTCGCCATGATGACCGGTTCGTCGGGCTGGGGCGACGCGATCGTCGCCGTGCCGTGGGAGCTCTACCAGGCGTACGGCGACGAACAGGTGCTCGCCGAGAACGTCGACGCGATGGTGCGCTGGGTCGATTGGGCGCTCGAGCAGGCGCGCACGACCAGGCACTTCGCCCGCGTGCATGCCTCCGCCGAGCCCCAGCCGTTCGAGCAGTATCTCTGGGACGGCACGTTCCACTGGGGCGAATGGACCGAACCGCGGGAGCGCGATGCCGATGGACATCGCATCGACCCGATCAAGCACGATCCGATGGCCTGGTTCATGGCGGACAAGGGCGAGGTCGGCACCGCCTACCTGCATCGGTCGACCGCGACGCTCGCCCGCATCGCGGGCATTCTGGGTCGCGACGAGGATGCCGCCCGCTACGCGGCGAGCGCCGAGCGCATCGCCGACGCCTGGCGGCAGGCCTACCTCCGTCCCGACGGCACGACCACGACCGACACGCAGGCCGCCTATGTGCGCGCGCTTGCGTTCGGCCTCGTGCCCGACGAGCTGCGGGAGGCCGCGGCTGACCGGCTCGTCGCGCTGATCAGGGCGGCGGGCACGCACGTCGGCACCGGCTTCCTGGCAACCGGCGACCTGCTCCCCGTGCTCGCAGACCACGGGCGGGCGGATGTCGCGTACGAGCTCCTGCAGCAACGCAGCGCGCCGTCGTGGCGGTACATGCTCGACCGCGGCGCGACCACGGTCTGGGAGGACTGGGAGGGCATCGACGAGCACGGCGACGCCCACGAGTCCCTGAACCACTACAGCAAGGGCGCCGCGATGCGGTTCCTGCACACCCACACCCTCGGGCTCCGGCAGGACGCCGACTCGATCGGATGGGAGCAGGTCGTCATCGAGCCGATTCCGGGCGGCGGGCTCACGTGGGCGCGCGGCTCGCACGACGGCCCGCAGGGCACGATCGCGGTCGAGTGGCGGATCGAGGGCGAGCGGATGTCGCTGACCGCCGAGATCCCGTCGGGCACGAGCGCCCGCGTGGTGATGCCCGACGGCACCGAGCACCGGATCCCGGCGGGCCGATTCACGACCTCGGCACCACTGCCCGCGTACGATGACGCGCCCGCCACGGCGTGA
- a CDS encoding MFS transporter, translating into MVTKNEPGAEHAAGLAVSDANVAPVVDSAVVDPQQPMSKGYIVWLMLASFGASMAMMVPLSYGIAVRITELAPGHEEFLGFITGIAQAVYLVISPLVGIWSDRTRSRFGRRSPFIYLGTAIGLAGLVVIGLAPSLLIVGAGWVLGMVGWSIAGAALQTIQADKLPESQRGKVSALTGLMTQIAPVLGIGVAYAVSSNTFLVFVVPGAIGAVLLALFPLIKPEGSSKDLAASTQVTVRSVVSSYGFNIRKYPDFAWNWLGRFVFFIGLYFNTTFGTFFYAQRLDMPVREVAGVVATVGMIGVLAAAVGAIAGGFLSDKLQRRRLFVMIAAVLFVVGAVVEATAWSLPQIVAGAVLMQLTIAVFATVDQAIVYAIIPERDQAGRYMAVIQFAQKIPSAIAPLLAGLVIMIGATGGEKNYTLLYLLGAGFAFFGGLIILLKVKSIR; encoded by the coding sequence ATGGTGACGAAGAACGAGCCGGGCGCGGAGCACGCCGCCGGCCTCGCCGTGTCCGACGCGAATGTCGCGCCGGTGGTCGACAGCGCTGTGGTCGATCCGCAGCAGCCGATGAGCAAGGGCTACATCGTCTGGCTCATGCTCGCCAGCTTCGGCGCGTCGATGGCGATGATGGTCCCGCTCTCGTACGGCATCGCGGTGCGGATCACCGAGCTCGCGCCGGGCCACGAAGAGTTCCTGGGATTCATCACGGGCATCGCACAGGCCGTCTACCTCGTCATCAGCCCGCTCGTCGGCATCTGGAGCGACCGCACGCGCTCGCGGTTCGGCCGCCGGAGCCCGTTCATCTACCTCGGCACCGCGATCGGCCTCGCGGGACTCGTCGTCATCGGCCTTGCGCCGAGCCTGCTGATCGTCGGTGCCGGTTGGGTGCTCGGCATGGTCGGCTGGTCGATCGCCGGTGCGGCCCTGCAGACGATCCAGGCCGACAAGCTGCCCGAGTCGCAACGCGGCAAGGTGTCGGCCCTCACCGGCCTGATGACGCAGATCGCACCGGTGCTCGGCATCGGCGTCGCCTACGCGGTGTCGTCGAACACGTTCCTGGTCTTCGTCGTGCCGGGCGCGATCGGCGCCGTGCTGCTCGCGCTCTTCCCGCTCATCAAGCCCGAGGGCAGCTCGAAGGACCTCGCTGCGTCGACACAGGTCACGGTCAGGTCCGTCGTCTCGAGCTACGGCTTCAACATCCGCAAGTACCCCGACTTCGCGTGGAACTGGCTCGGTCGTTTCGTCTTCTTCATCGGCCTGTACTTCAACACGACCTTCGGCACGTTCTTCTACGCTCAGCGCCTCGACATGCCCGTGCGCGAGGTCGCCGGCGTGGTCGCCACGGTGGGCATGATCGGCGTGCTCGCAGCCGCCGTCGGTGCGATCGCGGGCGGATTCCTCTCCGACAAGCTCCAGCGTCGTCGCCTGTTCGTCATGATCGCCGCCGTGCTGTTCGTCGTCGGTGCGGTCGTCGAAGCCACCGCGTGGTCGCTTCCGCAGATCGTCGCCGGCGCCGTGCTCATGCAGCTCACGATCGCCGTGTTCGCGACCGTCGACCAGGCGATCGTCTACGCGATCATCCCCGAGCGCGACCAAGCGGGTCGATACATGGCGGTCATCCAGTTCGCCCAGAAGATCCCGAGCGCGATCGCGCCACTGCTGGCCGGTCTCGTGATCATGATCGGCGCGACCGGCGGTGAGAAGAACTACACCCTGCTGTACCTGCTCGGTGCCGGGTTCGCCTTCTTCGGCGGCCTCATCATCCTGCTCAAGGTCAAGTCGATCCGCTGA
- a CDS encoding TetR/AcrR family transcriptional regulator has product MHGTNPSVIAVAPDAAARTPAPRGPRGPYASTPARRAEIVRAALASFAEHGYERASLRDIAARANLTHAALLRHFASKDDLLLAALAQRDDDDEEMARRIMQSKVSAERVLSSVLADEFSHPEHQRNWLAITVAATNPEHPAHDFFIARRERMRVHFSSGRLTTAHDSEELTADDKVTMLMAMMDGLRIQALLDPSRETLPLLETFMRLITTDDDRRGTLDASPASD; this is encoded by the coding sequence ATGCACGGTACGAACCCCTCGGTCATCGCGGTGGCGCCGGACGCCGCGGCGCGGACCCCCGCGCCCCGGGGCCCCCGCGGACCGTACGCGAGCACGCCGGCACGCCGCGCGGAGATCGTCCGCGCCGCACTCGCGAGCTTCGCCGAGCACGGGTACGAGCGTGCGTCCCTCCGCGACATCGCCGCCAGGGCCAACCTGACGCACGCCGCACTCCTCCGGCACTTCGCCAGCAAGGACGATCTCCTCCTCGCCGCCCTCGCGCAGCGCGACGACGACGACGAGGAGATGGCGCGCCGCATCATGCAGTCGAAGGTCTCAGCCGAGCGCGTGCTCTCGAGCGTGCTCGCCGACGAGTTCTCCCATCCCGAACACCAGCGCAACTGGCTTGCGATCACGGTCGCCGCCACGAACCCCGAGCACCCTGCGCACGACTTCTTCATCGCGCGACGCGAGCGCATGCGCGTGCACTTCTCGAGCGGCCGACTCACCACCGCACACGACAGCGAAGAGCTCACCGCAGACGACAAGGTCACCATGCTCATGGCGATGATGGATGGACTTCGCATCCAGGCCCTGCTCGACCCGTCGCGCGAGACCCTGCCGCTGCTCGAGACGTTCATGCGCCTCATCACCACCGACGACGATCGGCGCGGCACCCTCGACGCATCGCCAGCGTCAGACTGA
- a CDS encoding DUF2252 domain-containing protein, with protein MAELVLPVDRDPLGILEEQHASRLKDLVPVRVGRMLQSPFSFYRGTAAVMAADLRSAPTTDLEVVSWGDAHISNFGFFASPERALVFDLNDFDEGGVAPWEWDVRRLTASVYISGRDIGLSEDACRDAAFAAADAYREMLRGYCRLSTRERYYTRVDTSAVARHLGEKGERTVRKAAKKARARTSERLLQRLTTISVDGGIRIVDQPPILRHVDHATLGEVTDLFAQYRATLREDIAFLLEQYRVVDFALRVVGVGSVGTRCYLIAVEGPTGDMLFLQAKEAPPSVLTTYGGRRSIIPGRPGVTDFIEGHRVVAAQRILQANSDLFVGWIRGWAGDSADRYRVDYYWRQFRDMKGSIEPDTLDTGQFRSYGALCAALLARAHGQSPASAAIMGYLGRSEEFAEATAAWSAAYADVAEADFELLRRAVASGRLPAETGV; from the coding sequence TTGGCCGAACTGGTCCTCCCCGTCGACCGGGATCCCCTCGGCATCCTCGAGGAACAGCACGCGTCGAGACTGAAGGATCTCGTGCCGGTGCGGGTGGGACGGATGCTGCAATCGCCGTTCTCGTTCTACCGGGGCACGGCAGCGGTCATGGCGGCCGACCTGCGCAGTGCACCCACCACCGACCTCGAAGTCGTCTCCTGGGGCGACGCCCACATCTCGAACTTCGGTTTCTTCGCCTCGCCCGAACGCGCGCTCGTCTTCGACCTCAACGACTTCGACGAGGGCGGCGTCGCGCCGTGGGAGTGGGACGTGCGCCGACTCACCGCGAGCGTGTACATCAGCGGGCGCGACATCGGCTTGAGCGAGGACGCATGCCGCGACGCGGCCTTCGCCGCGGCTGACGCATACCGCGAGATGTTGCGGGGCTATTGCCGCCTCTCCACGCGGGAGCGCTACTACACCCGGGTCGACACGTCCGCGGTCGCACGCCACCTAGGGGAGAAAGGCGAGCGGACGGTGCGCAAAGCGGCGAAGAAGGCCCGCGCACGCACGTCCGAGCGGCTCCTGCAGCGCCTGACGACGATCTCGGTCGACGGCGGCATCCGCATCGTCGATCAACCTCCCATCCTGCGCCACGTCGACCACGCGACCTTGGGCGAGGTCACCGACCTCTTCGCCCAATACCGCGCGACCCTGCGTGAGGACATCGCGTTCCTGCTGGAGCAGTACCGCGTGGTCGACTTCGCCCTCCGGGTCGTCGGTGTCGGCAGCGTCGGCACCCGCTGCTACTTGATCGCAGTTGAGGGCCCCACCGGCGACATGCTGTTCCTCCAGGCCAAGGAGGCTCCGCCGTCCGTCTTGACGACGTACGGGGGACGGCGGTCGATCATCCCCGGTCGCCCCGGCGTGACGGACTTCATCGAGGGCCACCGCGTCGTCGCCGCCCAGCGGATCCTGCAGGCGAACTCCGACCTCTTCGTCGGATGGATCCGCGGCTGGGCCGGTGACTCCGCGGATCGTTACCGGGTGGACTACTACTGGCGGCAGTTCCGCGACATGAAGGGGTCGATCGAGCCGGACACGCTCGACACCGGCCAGTTCCGCTCGTACGGTGCGCTGTGCGCCGCACTCCTGGCTCGGGCGCACGGGCAGTCACCCGCCTCGGCTGCGATCATGGGCTACCTCGGCCGATCCGAAGAATTCGCCGAGGCGACGGCGGCATGGTCGGCCGCCTACGCCGATGTCGCCGAGGCCGACTTCGAGCTGCTGCGCCGAGCCGTCGCATCCGGACGCCTCCCGGCCGAGACCGGAGTCTGA
- a CDS encoding tyrosine-type recombinase/integrase, with product MPSTSRLTWQDGRPFSPEDVTRRFPRAIRTYNAEAPEATRKGTTTSPLPLVRFHDLRHLQASLMLAAGVPLALVSKRLGHSSVQVTSDTYGHFLDGVGAQAATAAAALIPRRSVDVP from the coding sequence ATGCCGTCCACGTCGAGGCTCACGTGGCAGGATGGCCGGCCGTTCTCCCCCGAGGACGTCACGCGCCGGTTCCCCCGCGCCATCCGCACGTACAACGCCGAAGCGCCCGAAGCCACCCGGAAGGGCACCACAACGAGCCCGCTTCCGCTCGTGCGCTTCCATGACCTGCGACACCTGCAGGCCTCACTCATGCTCGCCGCAGGCGTGCCGCTCGCGCTCGTGTCGAAGCGTCTCGGTCACTCGTCAGTGCAGGTCACGAGCGACACGTACGGGCACTTCCTCGATGGAGTCGGAGCACAGGCAGCGACCGCCGCTGCGGCGCTCATTCCGCGCCGTTCTGTCGACGTTCCCTAG
- a CDS encoding glycosyltransferase, producing the protein MSDTPGATSPNAADRAEPERPLRILIGADTFAPDVNGAARFAERLAAGLVERGHDVHVVAPAASRKSGSWPEVHEGQEITAHRLHSWRWYPHDWLRFALPWRIRQNSARIIDAVKPDVVHFQSHIIVGRGLSIEAEKRGIRIVGTNHFMPENMLEFTLLPKAWQDWAVGLAWKAAGRTFGRAESVTTPTLKAAQFLEKHTGLENVHAISCGIDAHKYSPNWAPRTENRILFVGRVTGEKQIDVLLRALTLLPDSLDAKVEIVGGGDQKRNLENLAVELGIADRVTFTGYVTDEELREAYHRASVLAMPSIAELQSIVTMEAMASALPVVAANAMALPHLVHDGQNGYLFEPSSPTDLAAKLRTVLEASPDDYNAMKASSLKYIKAHDITRTLDTFESLYRGQRVTDPVTESIPVILPD; encoded by the coding sequence GTGTCTGACACTCCCGGTGCGACATCCCCCAATGCCGCTGACCGCGCAGAGCCGGAACGGCCGCTCAGGATCCTGATCGGTGCCGATACCTTCGCGCCCGATGTCAACGGCGCCGCACGCTTCGCCGAGCGTCTCGCCGCCGGCCTCGTCGAACGAGGTCACGACGTGCACGTCGTCGCTCCGGCCGCGAGCCGAAAGAGCGGGTCGTGGCCAGAGGTGCACGAAGGCCAGGAGATCACGGCCCACCGCCTCCACAGCTGGCGTTGGTACCCGCACGACTGGCTGCGATTCGCGCTGCCCTGGCGCATCCGCCAGAACAGCGCTCGCATCATCGACGCCGTGAAGCCCGACGTCGTGCACTTCCAGTCGCACATCATCGTCGGGCGCGGTCTCTCGATCGAGGCCGAGAAGCGCGGCATCCGCATCGTGGGCACGAACCACTTCATGCCCGAGAACATGCTCGAGTTCACGCTGCTGCCCAAGGCCTGGCAGGACTGGGCCGTCGGGCTCGCCTGGAAGGCCGCGGGGCGCACCTTCGGTCGCGCCGAATCCGTGACGACACCGACCCTGAAGGCCGCGCAGTTCCTCGAGAAGCACACCGGGCTCGAGAACGTGCACGCCATCTCGTGCGGCATCGACGCGCACAAGTACTCCCCGAACTGGGCGCCGCGCACCGAGAACCGGATCCTCTTCGTCGGCCGTGTCACCGGCGAGAAGCAGATCGACGTGCTGCTGCGCGCCCTCACCCTGCTGCCCGATTCGCTCGATGCCAAGGTCGAGATCGTCGGAGGCGGCGACCAGAAGCGCAACCTCGAGAACCTCGCCGTCGAACTCGGCATCGCCGATCGCGTGACCTTCACCGGCTACGTCACCGACGAAGAGCTCCGCGAGGCCTACCACCGCGCATCCGTGCTCGCCATGCCCTCGATCGCCGAGCTCCAGAGCATCGTGACCATGGAGGCCATGGCCTCGGCCCTGCCCGTCGTCGCCGCGAACGCCATGGCGCTGCCGCACCTCGTGCACGACGGCCAGAACGGCTACCTGTTCGAGCCGAGCAGCCCGACCGACCTCGCGGCGAAGCTGCGCACCGTGCTCGAGGCCTCGCCCGACGACTACAACGCCATGAAGGCGTCGTCGCTGAAGTACATCAAGGCCCACGACATCACGCGCACACTCGACACGTTCGAGAGTCTGTATCGTGGTCAGCGCGTGACCGATCCGGTCACCGAGTCGATCCCGGTCATCCTTCCCGACTGA
- a CDS encoding DMT family transporter, translating to MDPNLSDLTDQIALDPKQFIGIPLALVGAVFLSLGAQFQHRGVTKVEAHTADALGKGLSAGQLWLLLARPSWVIGTLMLGLAIVFQLASLTFAPIIVVQPLGAIALVITSILNSRINKVKLNSKSITAIVMCVGGVFLFVGVAAFTAVDKPVTDRQLITILTLLACVLVAAGLAFWFFRSKIRATFYVLMAGVLYGFVATLAKVVIGRVQQGEFEWLTLTCVIGLLAATALGAYFVQNAYASGPPDLVIAGLTVVDPIVAVLIGIVVLGEASQAGIFANLTFAVAGAIAVWGVFLLARNHPQTRL from the coding sequence GTGGATCCGAACCTCAGCGACCTGACCGATCAGATCGCCCTCGACCCGAAGCAGTTCATCGGCATCCCCCTGGCACTCGTCGGGGCGGTGTTCCTCTCGCTCGGCGCGCAGTTCCAGCACCGCGGCGTCACCAAGGTCGAGGCGCACACGGCCGATGCCCTCGGCAAGGGGCTGAGCGCCGGTCAACTCTGGCTGCTGCTCGCGCGCCCTTCCTGGGTCATCGGCACCCTGATGCTCGGACTCGCGATCGTCTTCCAACTCGCGAGCCTCACCTTCGCGCCGATCATCGTGGTGCAGCCGCTCGGCGCCATCGCCCTCGTGATCACGTCGATCCTGAACTCGCGGATCAACAAGGTCAAGCTCAACTCGAAGTCGATCACGGCCATCGTCATGTGCGTCGGCGGCGTGTTCCTCTTCGTCGGCGTCGCGGCGTTCACGGCGGTCGACAAGCCCGTCACCGATCGGCAGCTCATCACGATCCTCACGCTGCTCGCCTGCGTGCTGGTCGCCGCCGGGCTGGCGTTCTGGTTCTTCCGCAGCAAGATCCGGGCCACCTTCTACGTACTCATGGCGGGTGTGCTCTACGGCTTCGTCGCCACCCTCGCGAAGGTCGTCATCGGTCGCGTGCAGCAGGGCGAGTTCGAGTGGCTCACCCTCACGTGCGTCATCGGACTGCTGGCCGCCACCGCGCTCGGCGCCTACTTCGTGCAGAACGCCTACGCCTCCGGCCCGCCCGACCTCGTCATCGCGGGCCTCACCGTCGTCGATCCGATCGTCGCCGTGCTCATCGGCATCGTCGTGCTCGGCGAGGCGTCGCAGGCCGGCATCTTCGCGAACCTGACCTTCGCCGTCGCGGGCGCGATCGCCGTCTGGGGCGTGTTCCTGCTCGCCCGAAACCACCCGCAGACGAGGCTCTGA
- the def gene encoding peptide deformylase codes for MAVLPIRITGDPVLHSPALPVETIDDDIRELVRDLYETMDAAPGVGLAAPQVGVPLRIFTFTWTDESEQSWRGVAINPELWISPLTPGHPDPDDESEGCLSFPGERFPLRRAERAVLRATDLDGNPFEIQAEGWLARIFQHEFDHLDGTLYTDRLTDKEQRIVAKICRKVGWGEPGVSWMPGVDDLEG; via the coding sequence ATGGCCGTGCTTCCCATTCGCATCACCGGCGATCCGGTGCTCCACTCCCCCGCGCTCCCCGTCGAGACGATCGACGACGACATCCGCGAGCTCGTCCGCGACCTCTACGAGACGATGGATGCCGCGCCGGGCGTCGGCCTGGCCGCACCGCAGGTCGGGGTGCCGTTGCGGATCTTCACCTTCACGTGGACCGATGAGTCCGAGCAGTCGTGGCGTGGCGTGGCGATCAACCCCGAGCTGTGGATCTCCCCGCTCACGCCCGGTCACCCCGACCCCGACGACGAGTCCGAGGGCTGCCTCTCGTTCCCCGGCGAGCGGTTCCCGCTGCGCCGTGCCGAACGCGCCGTGCTGCGCGCGACCGACCTCGACGGCAACCCGTTCGAGATCCAGGCCGAGGGGTGGCTCGCCCGCATCTTCCAGCACGAGTTCGACCACCTCGACGGCACGCTCTACACCGATCGCCTCACCGACAAGGAGCAGCGCATCGTCGCGAAGATCTGCCGCAAGGTCGGCTGGGGCGAGCCCGGCGTGTCGTGGATGCCCGGGGTCGACGACCTCGAGGGCTGA
- a CDS encoding AzlD domain-containing protein, producing MTLWHVILIASIATLALKLGGYIVPAGLLERERPARIADLLTVALLAALIAVQTLGAGQAIVLDARVPAVLVAAALYALRVPFVIVVIVAAAVAAGIRAFT from the coding sequence ATGACCCTGTGGCACGTCATTCTCATCGCCTCGATCGCGACGCTCGCGCTGAAGCTCGGCGGCTACATCGTGCCGGCCGGGCTCCTCGAGCGCGAGCGCCCGGCGCGCATCGCCGACCTGCTCACGGTGGCGCTGCTCGCGGCGCTCATCGCCGTGCAGACCCTCGGCGCCGGGCAGGCGATCGTGCTCGACGCACGCGTTCCCGCCGTGCTCGTCGCGGCCGCGCTCTACGCGCTGCGCGTGCCGTTCGTGATCGTCGTGATCGTGGCCGCGGCGGTGGCCGCCGGCATCCGCGCCTTCACCTGA
- a CDS encoding AzlC family ABC transporter permease yields the protein MIRDSLSVGLATAAYGISFGALSVASGLDVWQTMFLSLVMFTGGSQFALIGVLAGGGVAAAGPAIAAAALLGVRNVVYGMRMKPLVDRRGPVTRVAAAWITIDESTAVALAQSEDRSARLGFWLTGGIVFVGWNITTLVGALIGDALGDTRAWGLDAAAAAAFLGLLWPRLKRVQAGAVAVGAAVVATITTPVLVPGLPVLVAALVALVVGWFDLFDRERATP from the coding sequence GTGATCCGCGATTCGCTCTCGGTCGGGCTCGCGACCGCCGCGTACGGCATCTCGTTCGGGGCGCTGTCGGTGGCATCCGGTCTGGATGTCTGGCAGACGATGTTCCTCAGCCTCGTGATGTTCACGGGCGGCTCGCAGTTCGCGCTCATCGGCGTGCTCGCGGGCGGTGGCGTCGCAGCGGCGGGCCCCGCGATCGCCGCCGCCGCGCTGCTCGGCGTGCGCAACGTCGTCTACGGGATGCGCATGAAGCCGCTCGTCGACCGCCGCGGACCCGTCACCCGGGTCGCGGCGGCCTGGATCACGATCGACGAGTCGACGGCCGTCGCCCTCGCGCAGTCAGAGGACCGCAGCGCGCGCCTCGGGTTCTGGCTCACGGGTGGGATCGTCTTCGTCGGCTGGAACATCACGACCCTGGTCGGCGCCCTCATCGGCGACGCGCTCGGGGACACCAGGGCCTGGGGGCTCGACGCCGCCGCGGCCGCCGCCTTCCTCGGGCTGCTGTGGCCTCGCCTGAAGCGCGTGCAGGCCGGCGCGGTCGCCGTCGGTGCCGCGGTCGTGGCGACCATCACGACTCCGGTGCTCGTGCCGGGTCTGCCGGTGCTCGTCGCGGCGCTCGTCGCGCTCGTCGTCGGCTGGTTCGACCTCTTCGACCGGGAGCGGGCGACCCCATGA
- a CDS encoding gamma-glutamylcyclotransferase family protein, which produces MTHRVFSYGTLRQADVQSALYGRAVPTVADTLPGYRLDQVRITDAAVIATSGSDRHPILRPGTAHDVVEGAYLELADEELAATDAYEVDDYVRTAVVLGSGLDAWAYLAADAGREVGRDRS; this is translated from the coding sequence ATGACCCACCGCGTGTTCTCGTACGGCACCCTCCGCCAGGCCGACGTCCAGTCGGCGCTCTACGGGCGTGCCGTGCCGACCGTCGCCGACACGCTGCCCGGCTACCGGCTCGATCAGGTTCGGATCACGGATGCCGCGGTGATCGCGACCAGCGGATCCGACCGCCATCCGATCCTCCGCCCCGGCACGGCTCACGACGTCGTCGAGGGCGCCTACCTCGAGTTGGCCGACGAGGAGCTCGCGGCGACCGACGCGTACGAGGTCGACGACTACGTCCGCACCGCGGTCGTGCTCGGCTCCGGGCTCGACGCGTGGGCCTACCTCGCGGCCGACGCAGGGCGCGAGGTAGGCCGCGACCGATCGTGA